The Chryseobacterium sp. JV274 sequence TCTCGGGAGCTTAGTTGCAGGTTTTCTATGGTCTTGTCAATTCTCGAAGCAAAATCTTTATTGGTCATTATTTTTGTCAATAAACTATTCTTGTTATTCATTTTACTGCTGAACTCCACAAGCTCATCAGTAATTGCTTCGGCATTGTCAGTACTTTGTTTTACACTCGAGAGTATATCATCTATCTCGATGGTTTTATAAGAAGTAATGTAGTCATTATCCTTCACTATAGTGTTAGATTGGGGGCCGGGGGTAATAATAAGTATTTTATCACCCATTAATCCGTCAGATGCAATGCTGGCAACTGCATCAGTTTTGATATATTTTTGAACATCCTTTCTTATTAATAGCTTTACCAAAACCAATGAATCTGAAATAAAATTTATTTTGCTGACTGTTCCAATGTTAATTCCGGAAAGGCGGACATTACTGCCTTGCTTTAATCCGCTGACGTTTTTAAACTCAGAACGAAGAACGAAGTTAGAGCCAAACAAATTTCTGTTGACACCAATAAAGTAGATGGTTGCTATGAAAAGAAGGATGCCAGCTGTGACAAAAATTCCCAATTTCCAGTTGTTTGATGACTCGTTGTTCATG is a genomic window containing:
- a CDS encoding MlaD family protein, with the protein product MGIFVTAGILLFIATIYFIGVNRNLFGSNFVLRSEFKNVSGLKQGSNVRLSGINIGTVSKINFISDSLVLVKLLIRKDVQKYIKTDAVASIASDGLMGDKILIITPGPQSNTIVKDNDYITSYKTIEIDDILSSVKQSTDNAEAITDELVEFSSKMNNKNSLLTKIMTNKDFASRIDKTIENLQLSSRELAKFTSLMNNKNGFASKIFTDKKWSDNIEGSISNLRNSSQEISRFTTKLNDKNNVFSQLSSNDSLALSIEKTLHNLEKSSDDLIQFTSKINNDENVLSKLTNNPKLGKSVDSTIINIEKGVGELREIEAAAKNNFLLRGYFNKKRKENEKQKR